A genomic region of Notamacropus eugenii isolate mMacEug1 chromosome 3, mMacEug1.pri_v2, whole genome shotgun sequence contains the following coding sequences:
- the PYDC1 gene encoding pyrin domain-containing protein 1 produces MPRGRDLILNALDNLNEDEFKRFKTKLLSVPLKPGYCHIPRGILQVIDRVDLTDKIVSYYLENYGMELTGQVLQDIGMREEAVRLRQAAGAV; encoded by the exons ATGCCCAGAGGCCGAGACCTCATCCTGAACGCTCTGGACAACTTGAATGAAGACGAGTTCAAGAGGTTCAAGACCAAGCTGCTGAGCGTGCCCCTGAAGCCAGGCTACTGCCACATCCCCAGGGGCATCTTGCAGGTAATAGACCGCGTGGACCTCACCGACAAGATCGTCAGTTACTACCTGGAAAACTACGGGATGGAGCTGACTGGGCAGGTGCTCCAGGACATCGGCATGCGGGAGGAGGCTGTCAGACTCCGGCAAGCAGCGGGGGCTG TCTGA
- the TRIM72 gene encoding tripartite motif-containing protein 72, translating into MSGAPALMQGMYQDLSCPLCLKLFDAPITAECGHSFCRNCLLRLVPDTQAGTVLCPSCQAPTKPDGLSTNQQLARLVESLAQVPQGHCEEHLDPLSVYCEQDRALICGVCASLGKHRGHSVVTAAEAHQRMKKQLPQQRLQLQEACMRKEKTVALLDRQLAEVEETVRQFQRAVGDQLGVIRAFLIALESSLNKEAEQVTEEAGTALKAERRIVTSYLDQLQQMEKVLDEVTDQPQTEFLRKYCLVVSRLQKILAESPPAARLDIQLPIISDDFKFQVWRKMFRALMPAPGSLTFDPATAHPSLLVSPSGRRVECVEQKAPPAGDDPQQFDKAVALVAKQQLSEGEHYWEVEVGDKPRWGLGLISAEVSRRGKLHPIPSQGFWMVGLREGKVYEAHVESKDPKVLKVDGRASRIGLYLSFKDGIFSFFDSSDPDNLVPLHSFHERLPGPVYPFFDVCWHDKGKNSQPLLLLGPDGEQ; encoded by the exons ATGTCGGGTGCTCCTGCCCTGATGCAGGGCATGTACCAGGATCTATCCTGCCCACTCTGCCTCAAGCTCTTTGATGCACCCATCACAGCTGAGTGTGGCCACAGCTTCTGCCGCAATTGCCTCCTTCGTCTGGTCCCGGATACTCAGGCTGGAACTGTGCTCTGCCCTTCCTGCCAGGCACCCACAAAACCCGATGGGCTCAGTACCAACCAACAGCTGGCACGGTTAGTGGAGAGCCTGGCTCAAGTGCCACAGGGCCATTGTGAGGAACATCTGGACCCCCTGAGTGTCTACTGTGAGCAGGACCGGGCACTGATATGTGGAGTGTGTGCCTCTCTGGGCAAGCACCGAGGTCACAGTGTGGTCACTGCTGCTGAGGCCCACCAGAGGATGAAG AAGCAGCTTCCACAACAGAGGCTGCAGCTACAGGAGGCCTGCATGCGCAAAGAGAAGACTGTAGCCCTGTTGGATCGACAACTGGCTGAGGTGGAG GAGACAGTACGGCAGTTCCAGCGGGCTGTGGGGGACCAGCTTGGTGTCATTCGGGCCTTCCTGATAGCATTGGAGTCTTCACTGAACAAAGAGGCAGAGCAAGTGACTGAAGAGGCAGGGACAGCCCTGAAGGCTGAACGCAGAATTGTCACTTCCTACCTTGATCAGCTGCAGCAGATGGAGAAGGTGTTGGACGAAGTGACTGATCAGCCCCAAACAGAATTCCTCAGG aaATACTGCCTGGTGGTCAGCAG GTTGCAGAAGATCCTAGCAGAGTCACCCCCAGCTGCTAGATTGGACATCCAGCTGCCCATTATCTCTGATGACTTCAAATTCCAGGTCTGGAGAAAGATGTTTCGGGCCCTGATGCCAG CCCCGGGAAGTCTCACTTTTGACCCAGCCACTGCCCACCCCAGCCTGTTGGTATCCCCGTCCGGGCGGCGGGTGGAGTGCGTGGAGCAGAAGGCGCCGCCGGCGGGGGACGACCCGCAGCAGTTCGACAAAGCTGTGGCGCTGGTGGCCAAGCAGCAGCTGTCGGAGGGCGAGCATTACTGGGAGGTGGAGGTGGGCGACAAGCCCCGCTGGGGACTGGGGCTGATCTCCGCGGAGGTCAGCCGTCGGGGGAAGCTGCACCCCATCCCCTCGCAGGGCTTCTGGATGGTGGGGCTGCGAGAAGGGAAGGTGTACGAGGCCCACGTGGAGAGCAAGGACCCCAAGGTGCTCAAGGTGGACGGGCGAGCGTCGAGGATCGGCCTCTACCTCAGCTTCAAGGACGGCATCTTCAGCTTCTTCGATTCCAGCGATCCAGATAACCTGGTCCCTCTCCACTCCTTTCACGAGCGCCTCCCGGGCCCCGTCTACCCTTTCTTCGACGTCTGCTGGCACGACAAGGGCAAGAATTCACAGCCCCTGCTGCTGCTCGGGCCAGACGGGGAGCAGTGA